Sequence from the Scyliorhinus canicula chromosome 7, sScyCan1.1, whole genome shotgun sequence genome:
gctgggtgtacagtgggtgttGGGTGTACAGTGTGCGCTGGGTGtgcagtgggtgctgggtgtaCAATGGgtgctgggtgtacagtgggtgctgggtgtacagtgggtgctgggtgtgcagtgggtgctgggtgtacagtgggtgttGGGTGTACAGTGTGCGCTGGGTGTACAGTGTGCGCTGGGTGTACAGTGTGCGCTGGGTGTACAGTGTGCGCTGGGTGtgcagtgggtgctgggtgtgcagtgggtgctggttgttgggtgtacagtgggtgctgggtgtacagtgggtgctgggtgtgcagtgggtgctgggtgtgcagtgggtgctgggtgtgcagtgggtgctgggtgcgcagtgggtgctgggtgtgcagtgggtgctgggtgtacagtgggtgctgggtgtgcagtgggtgctgggtgtgcagtgggtgatgggtgtacagtgggtgctgggtgtCCAGTGGgtactgggtgtacagtgggtgatgggtgtgcagtgggtgctgggtgtacagtgggtgatgggtgtacagtggggctgggtgtgcagtgggtgctgggtgtactgtgggtgctgggtgtacagtgggtgctgggtgtgcagtGGGTGATGGGTGTGCAGTGGGTGATGGGTGTAGTGGGTGCTGGGTGTAagtgggtgctgggtgtgcagtgggtgctgggtgtacagtgggtgatgggtgtacagtgggtgatgggtgtacagtgggtgatgggtgtacagtgggtgctgggtgtACAGTGTGCGCTGGGTGTACAGTGTGCGCTGGGTGTACAGTGTGCGCTGGGTGTACAGTGTGCGCTGGGTGTACAGTGTGCGCTGGGTGTGCAGTGGGCGCTGGGTGCGCAGTGGGCGCTGGGTGCGCAGTGGGTGCTGGGTGCGCAGTGGGTGCTGGGTGCGCAGTGGGTGCTGGGTGCGCAGTGGGTGCTGGGTGCGCAGTGGGTGCTGGGTGCACAGTGGGTGCTGGGTGTccagtgggtgctgggtgtgcTGTGGTTGCTGGGTGTATAGTGGgtgctgggtgtacagtgggtgctgggtgtgcagtgggtgctgggtgtgcagtgggtgctgggtgtgcagtgggtgctgggtgtacagtgggtgctGGTTGCACAGTGGGTGCTGGTTGCACAGTGGGTGCTGGGTGTATAAGTAGgtgctgggtgtacagtgggtgctGGATGTACAGTGGGTGCTGGTTGCACAGTGGGTGCTGGGTGTCCAGTGGGTGCTGGGTGTCCAGTGAGTGCTGGTGTAATGGGTGCTGGTTGTACAGTGGGTGTTGGGTGtgcagtgggtgctgggtgtgcagtgggtgctgggtgtacagtgggtgctgggtgtacagtgggtgctgggtgtacagtgggtgctgggtgtgcagtgggtgctgggtgtacagtggggctgggtgtgcagtgggtgctgggtgtactgtgggtgctgggtgtacagtgggtgctgggtgtgcagtGGGTGATGGGTGTGCAGTGGGTGATGGGTGTAGTGGGTGCTGGGTGTAagtgggtgctgggtgtgcagtgggtgctgggtgtacagtgggtgatgggtgtacagtgggtgatgggtgtacagtgggtgatgggtgtacagtgggtgctgggtgtACAGTGTGCGCTGGGTGTACAGTGTGCGCTGGGTGTACAGTGTGCGCTGGGTGTACAGTGTGCGCTGGGTGTACAGTGTGCGCTGGGTGTGCAGTGGGCGCTGGGTGCGCAGTGGGCGCTGGGTGCGCAGTGGGTGCTGGGTGCGCAGTGGGTGCTGGGTGCGCAGTGGGTGCTGGGTGCGCAGTGGGTGCTGGGTGCGCAGTGGGTGCTGGGTGCACAGTGGGTGCTGGGTGTccagtgggtgctgggtgtgcTGTGGTTGCTGGGTGTATAGTGGgtgctgggtgtacagtgggtgctgggtgtgcagtgggtgctgggtgtgcagtgggtgctgggtgtacagtgggtgctGGTTGCACAGTGGGTGCTGGTTGCACAGTGGGTGCTGGGTGTATAAGTAGgtgctgggtgtacagtgggtgctGGATGTACAGTGGGTGCTGGTTGCACAGTGGGTGCTGGGTGTCCAGTGGGTGCTGGGTGTCCAGTGAGTGCTGGTGTAATGGGTGCTGGTTGTACAGTGGGTGTTGGGTGtgcagtgggtgctgggtgtgcagtgggtgctgggtgtacagtgggtgctgggtgtacagtgggtgctgggtgtacagtgggtgctgggtgtacagtgggtgctgggtgtgcagtgggtgctgggtgtaCAGTTGGtgttgggtgtacagtgggtgctGAGTGTACAGTGGGTGTTGGGTGTACAGTGTGCGCTGGGTGTACAGTGTGCGCTGGGTGTACAGTGAgtgctgggtgtacagtgggtgctgggtgtacagtgggtgctgggtgtgcagtgagCCCTAGGTGtgcagtgggtgctgggtgtgcagtgggtgctgggtgtgcagtgggtgctgggtgtgcagtgggtgctgggtgtaCAATGGgtgctgggtgtacagtgggtgctgggtgtacagtgggtgctgggtgtacagtgggtgctgggtgtgcagtgggtgctgggtgtgcagtgggtgctgggtgtacagtgggtgctgggtgtgcagttggtgctgggtgtacagtgggtgctgggtgtacagtgggtgctgggtgtgcagtgggtgctgggtgtacagtgggtgctgggtgtacagtgggtgcacagtgggtgctgggtgtgcagtgggtgctgggtgtgcagtgggtgctgggtgtacagtgggtgttgggtgtacagtgggtgctgggtgtacagtgggtgttGGGTGTACAGTGAGCCCTAGGTGTGCAGTGAGCGTTGGGTGTGCAGGTGATTTGTGTAGCTTTCACCTAATCATTGATTGAGGGGCAAAAAAGCTGTTCAAGGTTCAGAAAGTCTTCATTGGGctagtgaaaacattttaaagaacAAAAGGCTTGCGTCTGAATCCCAAAAACCTTTTGTCGATTTAGCCAGCGTGACTCTAAAAGAACAGAGAGGATCAGTGGTCAGCCTttggaatacatttcctcagccgttcGCACACCCATccatcagccaaaagtcccacatctaacctccattgtgggcgcagGGTACTGTCttcactaacctgcaggtcaacccaatgcagcgcatggtctgagattgtgatcgccgagtaccccatgtCCAATGTCCACCACCccgccagtaaggccctgctcaaaataaagaaatcaaaccGGGAGTACACAtgatgcacgtgtgagtagaaggagaactccttcagcctcggctgcccaaatctgcatgcatccaccccccccccccccccccccccatatgctcCATGAAACCTTTtacttcctttgccattgctggcaccctgtccgttttcgagcttgaccagtctaagccagggtcaataactgtgttgaagtcccctcccatgatcaacttgtgcaagtccaggtccggtatcttccccagcatcctcctcataaactccatatcatcccaatttggcgcatacatatttactaataccacctgcaccccctccagtttcccactgaccataatgtaccaaccTCCCACATCCAAGACTATTCTACCTGccacaaacaccacccgcttattgatcaggatcgcgacccctcgagtctttgaatccagtcccgagtgaaagacctgactgacccagcctttcctcaatctaatctggtcagctactctaaggtgcatctcctgcaacattaccatgtccgccttcagtcccctaagatgcgagAACACACGTgctctcttgactggcccatttaaccttcgaacattccatgtgatcagcctagttggtcactgcccccctcccccttcgccgatcagccatccccgcctccagcccatgctccgcgcctccaccggcccgcccccaggcagcctccgccccaacctcctttctgtccctgagaacaagtccctccctcatcagcagaacatccccccctcagtaacaacactctgtgacCCAACCTCTttaataaaccaaacatatgcacatcccccactgtgcttccgtgagcgaacccgcccagctagcttgggctcccccatccctggtgccggatagtctcccacctattgttccattCCCAACTTCTCCCCCGCtcaacatactccaacatcaaacaatccccacacaattgcccaacagaaaaacaccaagatctaaacaagcatAACTCCATCccacaacagtgcaaatgaaaaccttaactcactcagctctaccgctggtcccaaatcaatgcaaaaggcattacaaatagcttccacaaaacgaaaaacgagaaactctttttaaaaaaaaagaacagaaaaacaaaaaaaaaaccatgaaCGTTGCACcatcagtcctttccttttcacgaagtccagcttCCCAAACATATCTGTGATGTATGCCCCAGTGTCCGCTTCTTCGGACCCCTccaggagcccaacgattcttaagttctgctggcgggacctattctctaggtcctccaccttttcccggagcttctgctggtctctcagcatccccacctccaactccaccgcagtttgatattCCTcctgcccagccagcgccttctccactttctggatcgcccgatcttggacGTCCAATCTAAGGTCCAGCCGCTCAAttaactcttttatcgggtccaagcagtcctatTTCTGCTCAACAAAggcttcctgaataacttgcatcagctgctccatcgaccgctgggtcgacaaaccagagatccgggcctccgccatgctgtctcccgctgctgcttcagccaaagccttctctgtctttctgtttctgcctttaccagcacttctagtccttctctccatgatgtgggaattcagtacacaattgcctctgtcatcagttttacaattcaagtccggtagaaaatcgggggaaatggtccaaaagtccgacaagagcgggagccaccaaatgtgcgacttactccttcgtaGCCGCCACCGGAATGCCAGTGGTTGGCCTTTCCATTGTCCCAAACTGACCTTTTCATAATGAAGGTCTGAAGGTCACAGACTGAGTGATCCATGGCTTAGAGATGTAAACATCTGCACTGGGAGAGAGTTTTTTGGTACAGGCCTTCCAGTCAGTGTTGATGCACTCGCATTGTTGCTGCCCACCAGGATTCCTGTACCCTAATCTTATTGCAGTTTTTTAGCTGGGATCCCAGATCCCAgcagcagtgatgggtcagagcAAGTAACCCTGGGGGAGACTGGTAAGTGGAGGAGAAGATGGGCAAAGAGGGAACATGCTCCGTTTTTATGACATTGGCTTTTGCATTCAcgtaaattttgaagaaactcaatgcacagaatttacagtgcagaaggaggccattcagcccatcgagtctgcaccaccccttggaaagagcaccccatttaagccccacacctccaccctatcccctttatcccaaaaacccagtaaccccacctaacctttttgaacactcagggcaatttggaatggccaatccaccctgcacatgtttggactgtgggaggaaaccggagcaccaggaagaaacccacgcagacacggggagaatgtgcagactccgcacattcagtgacccaagccgggaatcgatcctgggaccctgtagctgtgaagcaactgtgctaaccactgtgataccgtgctgccctccagcgGGTTAGTGAGTCagtgggtcagtgagtgtgagtggatgAATATTTGAGCGACTGGGTTAGGGAGTAAATGGATGAAAGTGAGTGAATGGATGAACAAgtggcagcacgttggcacaatggttagcactgctgcctcacagcaccagggacctaggttaattccgactttgggtggctgtgtggagtttgcacgttcttcctgtgtctacgtgggttcctctgggtcctcaagttcccgcccaaagatgtgcaggttagatggattggtcatgctaaattgctccttagtccagatggggttatgggaacaggtgggggagtgggccgaggtacagtgcactttcagagggttggtgtagatgcaatgggccaaatggcctccttctgcactgtagggaccctgtgaaagtgagtgagtggatgaaggagtgagtgtggAAGGAGTGGGcgggtgagtgaatgagtgagtgaaagTGAGCAGTTGGGTCAAGTGTTGagaggtgatggagggggagagagaattggGGTCAAGGGTGGGTTAGTTGGGTCAGGTCAGGAGGTTTAGTCAGGTGGTCAGGGTTGCGATGGGGGTGAGATGGTTGTGGTGCTCAATGTGTTATGATGGCTAATCTCAGAGTTAGGTCAGGTTTTAACCAgcataacatttcctgggtaaataTCCAGGTAAATCCGGTGTACCAGGCTTGAATCTCTCACAGTAAGCTCAGTGTCCGAGACATTTGCAGAGTCTCCGGGGCAACAGAAATCAGCCCATCAGACGTTTAAACTTCCCCGGCAATTCCCCCGCACATCTGTGTGTCAGGACTTCTGTGGAATCCTGACGTGCACCTTCCAACTTAGGCCCAGAATTTAACAGTCCGAATATGGGAAGATTTGGGCCCCAGTGTTATTCCCATAGAGTGAGTCAATGTTTTGATTGGTACGTATTCGGAACATCAAAGACGATGTAAAAAAGCAAGTGCAAAGGTCGGACTGAGTCACAGGAGCAATAGCTGAATGCCACAGGGCACAAGTTCAATCACAGGAGGAGGCATTTATTGTAATATTGAAATACAGTCTCCAGATGAGAAATTGTGGAAATATTAAAGCTTTCTTTCTGGCGGGTTTGACTGCCAGGCGGACTGAATAATTCTAAAAGTCTCCATAACCGACATTCTATTCTGACCCATGGCAGTTTCTCTTTAATTCAACTcagtgcattaaactccatcaaaTGATGATCACTGTATTTTCAAGAGTGCGAATAACCTGGAACTGAaaataatttcctttgtttcggCCACATTAAACAGATTGAAAGAGGCAAGTGTTTGGAGTAGAGAGGTATTTAAAAAGGGATCAAAAAATAATATTTGCTGTAAAAATGGTTTGCTATTACGTGTTTCTAGATGCTTTTTATGTCTTGTGGAAAGGAATGTAGGTTTCGTCAagataacctttttttaaaaccttAAGAATAACCAACAAGTCCATTGGGTGACCATTAAACTGCAGCTAAAGTCCTGGAGCATCACTGTGCAGTTCAGCTGCACGGATAACAAAAATGGTTTGACTACCGCGAAGTTAGTCAATACAATCCTCCGGCCATTTCATTTGACTGAGAAAGCTCCATTTCCCTCGGTTGGGACCGGCGTATTTCTCCAGTTTCAATTCTGGCACAGCGGACCTCCAGCCAATAAACCCTTGGGTTGTCTGTGGTACGGCAGGAGACGGCCCCACCTGCagaaagacacagggagaacgaaaATAGGTCTGGGGTCTTGTGGTAAAATTACACTTGTGGTAAAATGAGTTGCATAAACTGAGATACACGAGACCAAGCTGTGGTTAGCTCGCTGGTTCTGGTCACCACTTtcgatagggcggcacggtggcacagtggttagcactgctgccgcacagcgccagagacccgggttcaattccggctttgggtaactgtgtggatttttcactttttccctgtgtctgtgtgggtttcctccgggtgctccggtttcctcccacagtccaaagatgtgcaggttaggtggattggccatgataaattgcccttagtgtccaggttaggttatggggatagggcgggggagtgggcctaggtagggtgctctttcagaggattggtgcagactcgatgggccgaatggcatccttctgcactgcgggaattctatggttctatatgaGGGTCCTTAAGATGGTGCGGAGGGTGATTTACCAGCAGTTCCAGGGATAGGGGAATTTTAGCTTCAAGGTTAGGCTGGAGAAGCTGGGTTTGGTCTCCTTGAAGTAAAGGGAGATTGAGGGGATATTTGATCCAGGTGTAAACGATTATGACAAGTTTAAGTGAGGTAGACAAATGAACGCTTTCCCCATTGTCTCATGATATGTGGTTTGGGCATTTAAAGAGTTGTGCAAACGTTGCACAaggatgtgaggaagaacatttttacacGAGGAGAGGCAACGACCTGGAACCCACTGGATGTTAAGAAGGAAATAAAACTGCCAGGCTGAAAATATAGAGCGGGTAAAGGGATGAACTGGATCGCTCACTTGAGAGCCAGCAGTAACTAGATGggtcggatggcctccttctgtgctgcaatgaTTGTCTGACTGTCCAAAATTGATCAGATAGAGAGTGATAGATGGATAGAGATAGATGCGTTGAGAGATAGAGActgtgattctccgattttcCGTTGCAAGTctgccccactaccgctgctaATGAAGATGGAGAATGTGGCGCTCAgctaaatctcccattcactgcgacaggaccagagaatctcgctgccGTGAATTCCGGCCAGAGATTTGGCCATGTTCAAACTGCCTTGTCGCGCCCGATTCGGTGACACAACGAGACCGTTAAACCTTGCGAGATTTATATCGCTCAGAATGTCGTGCACGTTCTAATGTGTGTgaggcatgtgtgtgtggggtgggtatgTGTGGGGCgcatgtgggtgtgtggggtgggtgtgtgtgtggggcatgtgtgtgtgtggggtatacgtgtgtgtatgtgtgggatgtgtgtgtgtggggcgttgtgtgtgtgggacacatgtgtgtgtgtgtatatgtgtgtggcgCTTGCATGTGGGTGCGATGTGTGTTTGgggcttgtgtgtgtggggggggcgcacGTGTGTGTTGGGActcgtgtgtgtatatgtgggactcgtgtatgtgtgtgtggaagtGTGTGTGCGTTCTGTATGggactcgtgtgtgtgtgtgtgtggggtgtgtgggggggctcgtgtgtgtgtgtaggtgtgtgtgtgtgtggagcttgCTTGTGGTTGCGACTTGTGGGTGGCTGTGTGTGGAGctcgtgtgtggtgtgtgtggggcatGTATATGTGTGGGGGCACttttgtgtggtgtgtgtgagggagggatgtgtgtgaggggggttgtatgtgtgtacatgtgtgtatatGGCATGTATGTGGGGGCCTGTGTGTGTATAATAATATTAATTTTTATTATTATCCCAAGTAGtcctccattaacactgcaatgaagttactgtgaaaaacccccagtcgccacattccgacacctgttcaggtatacagagggagaattcagaatgtcgaattcacctaacagcacatctttcaggacttgtaggaggaaaccagagcatccagagacacggggagcacgtgcagactctgcatggacagtgatccaagcgggaatcgaacctggggccctggcgctgttaagcaataatgctaaccactgtgctaccgtgctgccctatgtgtgtgtgtacatgtaagTGTATGTGGCATGTGTTTGTGTATATGTAAGTGTATGtggcatgtgtgtatgtgtgtgtctgtttctctgtgtgtatgtgttggcgtgtgtgtgtctctgtgcgcatgcgtgtatgtctgtgtgtatttaTCTGTATATcgtgagtgtgcgtgtctgtgtgtgtatataagatACTTGTGAGGATTTCCCGGATTATCCAGTTAAATGGGGAAATAAGAATTCTGGTCCAAATTGTTATTTCCTTCTGCGTTTGACCTCGTGACCGTGAGGTAATGGCTTTGAACAGGACCTCTGAGTGAGGAACCTGTAATCTGAGTGATGTAATGAAACTGCACAGAAGCAGGGGAGATCCCACCTGGGTTAAGATCGACTCCTATTAAAACTTGAGAGAATAAAAGGCACTCTTAACCTTGATGTACTTGCTGATGGGAGATGCAGGTCGAACCTTCAGGTGATCAGGGGTATGCAGTCGGCATTTATTTCTTAATTTCTCCTGTTCAGCCACAATCTGAAAGGAAAATGAATAGCATTTATTGTGTTGCTGAATTTAAATACAATTGACacaatagaatcatggaatttacagtgcagaaggaggccatttggcccatcgagtctgcaccagcccttacaaagagcaccccactgaagcccacgtatcaaccctatccccgtaacccccacttaacatttttggacacgaagggcaatttagcatggccaatccacctaactcgcacatctttggactgtgggaggaaaccggagcacacacggggagaatatgcagactccggacagacagtgacccagccgggagtcgaacctgggaccctggcacggtgaagcaactgtactaaccactatgctaccatgctgcacaccATCAGTGTCCTCAGCGTTTTGCTCGTTCACATGAAGCGGGTTTCACCAGTTTGCCCCCTCTCTTGTCTTTTGTTAGATTTCAATTCCTTAGCTGTCCTCACCTAAATACGGCCTTCACCATGTCTGAACATGTACAGTATTTTGACAAACAATGCAGCCAAAAAGAGCACAATCCAATCCTAATGTCCAAAGACAGACTACTCAACAGTTGATTCATGGATGGAAActgttattgtaaaaacccagatGAGTTTCCCActccttaagtgggcattaattaaGTCTAAACAGGTGACAGGTAGCACCAAAGACTTAACCAAGTTGGAGGCAAGAAGGTGGCAGGATCCCCATCCATAATCCCCCCATCTCATTAAATGCCCCCTCAATATCAAACTGGCCATGAAGGAGGGAGGGCACAAGATTTCAcccccaatcccaaactaacaccTGAaaacctctgtcccaaagtactGGAGAGTTGCCAGCCTCTGATTAGCCAGCAGGTGGGACCTCTTGTCGGAAATCCCATATCCAGTCTATTAACAGCCAATGAACCGTGAAATGGCTGCTGGGCAGCTGGGTTCCCGTTGGCGGGCACCTGCCCCTGACA
This genomic interval carries:
- the LOC119969386 gene encoding uncharacterized protein C20orf85-like, producing the protein MSGKGADAKLYDFVAADRQWTNAILLEADAARKWVNRWGFLVTERDQIVAEQEKLRNKCRLHTPDHLKVRPASPISKYIKVGPSPAVPQTTQGFIGWRSAVPELKLEKYAGPNRGKWSFLSQMKWPEDCID